One window from the genome of Rhizoctonia solani chromosome 15, complete sequence encodes:
- a CDS encoding Sugar (and other) transporter, with amino-acid sequence MRTLVQAGGARKGNVIENESFKKSFNYPSAALLGTIVAILEIGCFVGSLVTAAFGERLGRKASTSIGATAMLVGTILQTASQDCVTMIVSRTVSGIGLGIIVGKNSTVPVLQAEFSPKATRGIFVCIQLTVLNLGTMLAYWVDFAFSKDESLGSGQWRIPIALQLVLILPLLLLSLFVVPESPRWLASHARTEEAKHVLRMLYTAPPTSDEPPEADMIFNAIIDTVNYDKQFGSEHWGDVLRLLKYDDPIKSRRRLLIACGIQAFQQLGGINCKYPRFGFSVHHLNPYLSYCLLCQLSLFPYWIFTIPV; translated from the exons ATGCGAACTCTAGTGCAGGCGGGCGGTGCTAGGAAGGGGAACG TAATTGAGAATGAGTCTTTTAAAAAGAGCTTTAACTATCCGAGCGCTGCTTTACTTGGGACCATC GTCGCAATCCTAGAGATAGGCTGTTTTGTAGGCTCATTAGTTACCGCAGCATTCGGTGAACGCCTTGGAAGGAAGGCGTCTACCTCAATAGGTGCTACTGCGATGCTCGTGGGAACCATTCTTCAAACTGCAAGCCAGGATTGTGTGACGATGATCGTATCAAGGACAGTTTCAGGGATAGGATTGGGAATAATTGTCG GAAAGAATTCAACTGTGCCTGTCCTCCAGGCCGAGTTTTCGCCCAAGGCTACTCGAGGAATTTTTGTTTGTATACAG CTGACCGTATTGAACCTTGGAACTATGCTTGCCTACTGGGTTGACTTTGCGTTCTCAAAGGATGAATCATTAGGCTCCGGGCAATGGAGAATTCCGATTGCCCTCCAACTGGTGCTCATTCTGCCCCTACTGCTGCTTTCGTTATTTGTAGTTCCGGAGAGTCCCAGATGGCTAGCCTCTCACGCTCGTACAGAAGAAGCAAAACATGTGCTCCGAATGCTTTATACTGCGCCACCAACAAGCGACGAACCTCCGGAGGCCGATATGATTTTTAATGCGATTATAGATACCGTAAACTACGACAAGCAATTCGGTAGCGAGCACTGGGGTGACGTTCTTCGTCTTTTGAAATACGATGATCCAATCAAGAGCAGGCGAAGGCTTTTGATTGCTTGTGGGATACAGGCATTTCAACAACTAGGCGGAATAAACTGCAAGTATCCTCGATTCGGGTTCTCTGTGCATCATCTAAACCCCTATCTCAGCTATTGTTTACTATGCCAGCTTTCTCTTTTCCCGTATTGGATTTTCACCATCCCAGTCTAA
- a CDS encoding pectinesterase, with product MENAGLPPAVSNYSRESWSIKPTGYLGTPFSGRLWPLRKLASSWLDYRRARRQILDFVRGTQGHLFQCILRIRYIIKERVVITRSNITIYGQTSDELTYSQNKVTIYNNIPASTAGSNEASATVSIHASAKDVKIYNLNIANTYGRGSQAIALAINNTHFGGYGLNLTGYQDTLLTNNGLHFLSKGYINGATDFIFGMNSSIWITQSTIETIDNGWITASGRLFDDPFYYVIDRSNIVGKGTQYLGRPWRNYARVVFQNSVLGSQIQPAGWSAWGTTNPMTDHVFYGEYNNSGPGSWNSKRAPFATNMTEALTLDTVFGGSTNWVDPAYL from the exons atggaGAATGCGGGACTACCTCCTGCTGTGTCAAATTACAGCCGTGAAAGCTGGAGTATAAAGCCAACGGGG TACCTTGGCACTCCTTTCAGCGGTCGTCTCTGGCCTCTGCGCAAACTCGCCTCCTCCTGGCTCGATTACCGTAGGGCCCGGAGGCAAATACTCGACTTTGTCCGCGGCACTCAAGGACACCTCTTCCAATGTATACTTCGTATACGCTACATCATCAAGGAGCGAGTCGTGATCACTCGCTCGAATATCACCATCTATGGCCAGACCTCGGACGAGTTAACCTATTCACAAAATAAAGTCACGATTTACAACAACATACCTGCATCTACTGCAGGGAGCAATGAGGCGAGCGCGACCGTGTCGATACATGCGTCGGCAAaagatgtaaagatatacAATCTGAACATTGCAAACACTTACGGCAGA GGCTCACAAGCCATTGCTCTAGCGATCAACAACACTCACTTTGGAGGTTATGGACTTAACCTTACTGGGTATCAAGACACTCTCCTTACCAACAACGGTCTCCACTTTCTCAGTAAAGGCTATATCAATGGCGCAACTGACTTC ATTTTCGGAATGAACTCGAGCATCTGGATTACACAGAGTACCATCGAAACCATCGATAACGGATGGATCACTGCTTCTGGACGACTATTTGATGATCCGTTCTAC TATGTCATCGACCGATCCAACATCGTTGGGAAAGGTACACAGTACCTAGGCCGCCCATGGCGTAACTATGCCCGCGTCGTTTTCCAAAACTCCGTTCTTGGCTCGCAAAT TCAACCAGCTGGTTGGTCCGCATGGGGTACCACTAACCCCATGACCGACCACGTCTTTTATGGGGAATACAATAACAGTGG CCCTGGATCATGGAACTCTAAACGGGCTCCTTTCgcgacaaacatgactgaaGCACTTACTCTAGACACAGTATTTGGGGGATCCACCAATTGGGTCGACCCTGCTTATTTGTAA
- a CDS encoding BNR repeat-containing family member: MRSLWVGVWALLALVVPYLVVAAPTVTRQSSTQLDAQGIFFVSYDGLVNVESFQQSGVVTYNGYQYAGWYTSTRYAILARRQLPSGSWSTLQLPHQLSVNDSHNVIAIGISPSDGRIHIAMDTHSTVLYYVKSVANLAGSPGSFAWTVSQFGAVQTTLDGASVTNQFTYPQFLITPDNRLQLFYRSAVSGNGVAQVAEYNGASWTNLGGFTSATGSYTYNGATSTARNLYINGVTYSSTGRLHTSGTWRENNGGVLCASGGLTNHDTIWLYSDDRGRTWYNNGGTKVATTGSSTVSVTTSGIIVDSLDPNHGLMNQESQTVDSANQPHVIISYVPGRFTQCVNSYAADRTSYARPFHLYRSSSGTWTKVEIPFALGSSGRSQIVWMLQTIKSSGWTDWTLAYDGVAAGLNAFGEVTIDRPRVKSEGVLSVLYQVKSSGTTPSAVVVADFKLNG, from the exons ATGCGTAGTTTGTGGGTTGGAGTTTGGGCGTTGTTGGCCCTTGTCGTGCCGTATCTAGTCGTCGCTGCGCCGACTGTCACACGACAATCCTCCACGCAGCTGGATGCTCAGGGAATCTTTTTTGTTTCTTACGATGGGCTCGTGAATGTCGAATCCTTCCAACAATCTGGTGTTGTCACATATAATGGATATCAGTATGCTGGCTGGTACACGTCAACCCGTTACGCAATCCTGGCGAGGCGGCAACTTCCTTCGGGATCCTGGTCCACTCTTCAGCTTCCTCACCAACTCTCTGTCAATGACTCGCACAATGTGATCGCAATAGGCATTTCTCCAAGCGATGGGAGGATACATATTGCCATGGAC ACTCATTCTACCGTTTTATACTACGTGAAGTCGGTTGCCAATCTCGCAGGCAGTCCTGGGAGCTTTGCTTGGACCGTATCTCAATTCGGAGCAGTCCAGACTACACTGGACGGAGCGAGCGTTACCAACCAATTTACTTATCCTCAGTTCCTTATCACCCCGGATAATCGCCTTCAGCTTTTCTACCGCTCGGCAGTATCTGGGAACGGCGTTGCCCAAGTAGCCGAATACAACGGCGCCTCGTGGACTAATTTGGGTGGATTTACCTCAGCAACGGGATCCTATACTTACAACGGTGCAA CCTCTACCGCGCGCAACCTATACATTAACGGAGTCACGTACTCATCCACGGGGCGCCTTCATACATC AGGCACATGGCGCGAAAATAACGGCGGTGTGCTGTGCGCTAGCGGGGGCTTAACAAATCACGATACCATTTGGTTGTACAG TGACGATCGTGGTCGTACATGGTACAATAACGGTGGAACCAAGGTTGCTACAACGGGATCAAGTACAGTCTCTGTGACTACTTCAGGCATTATCGTCGACTCATTGGATCCAAACCATGGATTAATGAAC CAAGAATCACAAACCGTCGACTCGGCAAATCAACCACACGTAATTATCTCATACGTACCTGGGAGATTCACTCAGTGTGTCAATTCTTATGCGGCGGACCGTACCTCATACGCGCGACCTTTCCATCTTTACCGTTCTTCGAGCGGCACTTGGACCAAAGTCGAGATTCCATTTGCTCTTGGTAGCTCTGGACGCTCTCAAATTGTGTGGATGCTTCAGACAAT CAAATCTTCTGGTTGGACTGACTGGACTCTTGCTTATGATGGTGTAGCGGCTGGGCTGAACGCATTCGGGGAAGTCACGATTGATCGTCCGCGTGTCAAATCCGAGGGAGTTCTTTCGGTCTTGTACCAAGTCAAGTCCAGTGGAACAACTCCTAGCGCCGTGGTGGTCGCGGACTTCAAGCTCAACGGTTAG
- a CDS encoding thioredoxin encodes MATTEALTHITSREQFEQAVNGGKPIIVDFWADWCQPCKMITGPYATHAQENPRIGFYKLNIDEQPWIAEWDAAHPENQLSIRTILCSLRLMELVDSWIDSKCTSKQLNTLLRK; translated from the exons ATGGCCACCACTGAAGCTCTCACCCACATTACGAGCCGCGAACAATTTGAACAAGCG GTCAATGGAGGGAAACCCATTATCGTCGACTTCTGGGCTGATTGGTGTCAACCTTGCAAGATGATCACTGGACCATACGCAACTCATGCACAAGAGAACCCGAGAATCGGCTTTTACAAACTTAACATTGATGAACAGCCG TGGATCGCTGAATGGGACGCTGCccatcctgaaaatcagctCTCGATTAGGACG ATCCTCTGTTCATTGCGTTTGATGGAGCTGGTAGACAGTTGGATCGATTCTAAGTGCACATCCAAGCAGTTGAAC ACTTTATTGAGGAAGTGA